The following are from one region of the Sorghum bicolor cultivar BTx623 chromosome 2, Sorghum_bicolor_NCBIv3, whole genome shotgun sequence genome:
- the LOC8080688 gene encoding DNA mismatch repair protein MSH4 yields MEGDAAGADGGGGGGGERSSFVIGLIENRAKEVGVAAFDLRSASLHLSQYIETGCSYHNTRTLLHFYDPMVVIVPPNKTAADGMVGVSELIDKHYPANKKVTMARGCFDDTKGAGIVKSLSARDPSALGLDTYCKQYYLCLAAVTATIKWIESEKGVFITNHSLSVTFNGSFDHMSIDSTSVQTLEIIDPLHTELWGTSNKKKSLFQMLKTTKTTGGARLLRANLLQPLKDIQTINARLGCLDELMSNEELFFGLTQGLRKFPKESDKVLCHFCFKPKKVRDEVLKPANGRKSQKLISDIIVLKTALDAIPFLSKVLKGAKSVLLHNIYQTVCENPKYANMRKRIGDVIDEDVVHSRAPFVACTQECFAVKAGIDGLLDVARRSFCDTSEAVHNLAKQYREEYNMPNLKMPYNTRQGFYFMIPQKDITDRLPNKFIQVVRHGKNIHCSSLELASLNVRNKTAAAECFSRTELCLEGLIDEIRGDIGILTLLAEVLCLLDMIVNSFAHTISTKPVDRYTRPEFTDDGPMAINAGRHPILETLRTDFVPNDIFLSEASNMVLIMGPNMSGKSTYLQQICLIVILAQIGCYVPAQFASLRVVDRIFTRIGNGDNVENNSSTFMTEMKETAFIMQNVTSRSLVVVDELGRATSSSDGLAIAWSCCEYLLSVKAYTVFATHMERLSELATMYPNVKILHFEVDLRNDRLDFKFRLKDGVRRVPHYGLLLARVAGIPTSVIDTSTSITSQITEQEMTRMDANCEEYRSLQMTYQVVQRLICLKYSNHDEDYIREALQNLKESYAAGRLT; encoded by the exons ATGGAGGGCGACGCCGCCGGAGCtgacggaggaggaggaggcggcggagaGCGGTCTAGCTTCGTGATCGGCCTCATCGAGAACCGCGCCAAGGAG GTTGGTGTTGCAGCCTTTGATTTAAGATCAGCCTCATTGCACCTATCTCAGTATATTGAGACAGGTTGCTCATACCACAATACAAGGACACTACTTCATTTCTATGATCCCATGGTTGTCATTGTGCCCCCGAACAAAACAGCAGCAGATGGTATGGTTGGAGTTTCAGAACTGATCGATAAGCATTACCCAGCAAACAAAAAG GTCACTATGGCACGTGGTTGCTTTGATGACACAAAG GGTGCTGGCATTGTGAAAAGTCTTTCAGCTAGAGACCCATCTGCGCTTGGTTTAGATACTTACTGCAAGCAGTATTATCTTTGTCTTGCGGCTGTCACTGCAACAATTAAATG GATAGAATCAGAAAAGGGCGTGTTCATTACCAATCACTCATTATCA GTTACATtcaatgggtcatttgaccatatGAGTATCGACTCAACTAG TGTTCAAACATTGGAAATTATTGATCCTCTCCATACCGAACTATGGGGCACTAGCAACAAAAAGAAAAGcctctttcagatgctgaagACTACAAAGACTACAGGAGG GGCTAGATTGCTGAGAGCCAATTTATTACAACCATTAAAAGATATTCAGACCATCAATGCTCGTCTAGGCTGCTTG GATGAGCTAATGAGCAATGAGGAGCTGTTTTTTGGTTTGACTCAAGGTCTACGGAAATTTCCAAAAGAATCAG ATAAGGTTCTCTGTCATTTCTGCTTCAAGCCCAAAAAGGTTAGAGATGAGGTATTGAAGCCTGCCAATGGTAGAAAGAGCCAGAAGTTGATTTCTGATATTATTGTTCTTAAAACTGCTCTGGACGCCATACCATTCTTGTCCAAG GTTTTGAAGGGGGCAAAAAGTGTTCTTCTTCACAACATTTATCAGACTGTATGTGAAAACCCCAAGTATGCGAATATGAGAAAGAG AATTGGAGATGTCATTGACGAGGATGTGGTTCATTCAAGGGCTCCATTTGTAGCCTGCACTCAGGAATGTTTTGCTGTTAAGGCAGGAATTGATGGGCTGCTTGATGTTGCTCGTCGATCTTTCTGTGATACCAGTGAAG CCGTACATAACCTCGCCAAACAGTACAGGGAAGAATATAATATGCCAAATTTGAAGATGCCCTATAATACTAGGCAAGGATTTTACTTTATGATACCCCAAAAGGACATCACCGATAGGCTTCCTAATAAATTTATCCAG GTTGTTAGACATGGGAAGAATATCCATTGCTCAAGTTTGGAGCTTGCTTCA CTGAATGTTAGGAACAAGACAGCTGCTGCTGAGTGCTTCTCGCGCACAGAACTTTGTTTGGAAG GGCTTATTGACGAAATCAGAGGAGACATTGGTATCCTTACATTGCTCGCGGAAGTATTATGTCTTCTGGACATGATTGTAAATTCTTTTGCGCATACAATATCTACAAAGCCCGTTGATCGCTACACAAGACCAGAGTTCACAG ATGATGGTCCAATGGCTATCAATGCCGGACGACATCCTATTCTTGAGACCTTGCGTACTGATTTTGTT CCTAACGACATCTTTCTCTCTGAAGCATCTAATATGGTTCTTATCATGGggccaaatat GAGCGGGAAAAGCACATATCTCCAACAGATATGTTTAATTGTCATTCTTGCACAAATTGGCTGTTATGTTCCAGCTCAGTTTGCATCCTTAAGAGTTGTTGATCGTATATTCACACGGATTGGTAACGGGGACAATGTTGAAAACAACTCGAGTACG TTTATGACAGAAATGAAAGAAACTGCTTTCATCATGCAAAATGTTACTTCAAG GAGCTTGGTTGTTGTGGATGAGCTGGGAAGAGCAACATCTTCCTCAGATGGATTGGCAATCGCATGGAGCTGCTGTGAATACCTTCTTTCTGTGAAAGC ATACACTGTTTTTGCCACTCATATGGAACGCTTGTCAGAACTTGCAACAATGTATCCAAATGTGAAGATCCTCCATTTTGAAGTTGACTTAAGAAATGACCGCTTGGATTTCAAG TTCCGCCTAAAGGATGGCGTCCGACGGGTACCGCACTATGGGCTTCTGCTGGCCAGAGTAGCTGGTATCCCTACTTCAGTGATTGACACCTCAACAAGTATCACTTCACAGATCACGGAGCAG GAAATGACAAGGATGGATGCCAACTGCGAGGAGTACCGGTCGCTTCAGATGACGTACCAGGTTGTGCAGCGGCTTATCTGCCTGAAGTACTCAAACCATGACGAAGACTACATCCGTGAAGCACTGCAGAATCTCAAGGAGAGCTATGCTGCAGGCCGGCTAACATAA